One segment of Apus apus isolate bApuApu2 chromosome 1, bApuApu2.pri.cur, whole genome shotgun sequence DNA contains the following:
- the LOC127396472 gene encoding zinc finger protein 239-like has protein sequence MSEKAGDAQPDGPEAAGACGAISELLLREASLLGRRREASRPRADLLSAETGLEEASGCGFRKRKERAVPQRAFLGEKPFICSECGQSFGRSSDLLRHRRIHSGERPYGCADCGKSFGRRAHLVQHQRVHTGERPYRCEDCGKSFRQSTHLAQHQRNHTGERPYVCAKCGRHFYQNSGLLRHASFHTGEKPYRCPQCGKRFSDSSNLLAHRRLHTGEKPHRCADCSKCFSESSKLVIHRRVHTGEKPYLCPDCGKRFSQRSHLVQHRRTHTGEKPYKCAECGTCFGDNSTLIRHRRTHSGEKPFQCSRCGKSFSRNSYLVSHQRVHVW, from the coding sequence ATGAGCGAGAAGGCGGGGGATGCGCAGCCAGACGGGCCAGAGGCAGCCGGAGCCTGCGGGGCCATTTCCGAGTTGTTGCTGAGGGAAGCTTCCCTCCTGGGCCGGCGCCGGGAGGCGTCCCGCCCCAGGGCAGACCTCCTTTCCGCAGAGACGGGGCTGGAGGAGGCTTCTGGCTGCGGCTTTCGGAAGCGGAAGGAGCGAGCGGTGCCCCAGCGCGCGTTCCTGGGGGAGAAGCCCTTCATCTGCAGCGAGTGCGGGCAGAGCTTCGGCCGCAGCTCCGACCTGCTCCGCCACCGGCGGATCCACAGCGGCGAGAGGCCGTACGGGTGTGCTGACTGCGGCAAGAGCTTCGGCCGCCGCGCCCACCTCGTCCAGCACCAGCGCGTCCACACGGGGGAGCGGCCCTACCGGTGCGAGGACTGCGGGAAGAGCTTCCGCCAGAGCACCCACCTGGCGCAGCACCAGCGCAACCACACGGGCGAGAGGCCGTACGTCTGTGCCAAGTGCGGGAGGCACTTCTACCAGAACTCGGGCCTGCTCCGCCATGCCAGCTTCCACACCGGGGAGAAACCTTACCGGTGCCCCCAGTGCGGGAAGCGCTTCAGCGACAGCTCCAACCTCCTCGCTCACCGGCGGCTCCACACGGGCGAGAAGCCGCACAGGTGTGCCGACTGCAGCAAGTGCTTCAGTGAGAGTTCCAAGCTCGTCATCCACCGGCGTGTCCACACGGGGGAGAAGCCGTACCTGTGCCCCGACTGCGGGAAGAGATTCAGCCAGCGGTCACACCTTGTCCAGCACCGGCGCACCCACACCGGGGAGAAGCCCTACAAGTGTGCCGAGTGCGGCACCTGCTTCGGTGACAACTCCACCCTCATCCGCCATCGCCGCACCCACAGCGGGGAGAAGCCTTTCCAGTGCTCGCGCTGCGGGAAGAGCTTCAGCCGCAACTCCTACCTCGTCTCACACCAGCGGGTGCACGTGTGGTAG